The Deltaproteobacteria bacterium nucleotide sequence TGGATAAGATCACTCACGCGGTCTTAACAAGTATTACTGCAGGATACGGATTAGGTTTTAACCGTGCCGCTCTATTTTTATTTGATGCAGATCGGAGGAAACTGGTGGGTCAGATGGGGATTGGTCACCTCGATGGAAAAGAGGCTCGTCTGGATTGGGAGTTTCAATCTATCCATCGAACAGATGACTTTGAGCGCTATTTGCAGAGGCTTAGTAGAGACGGTCTTCCCCAGATAACTCCGGTAGGTCAAGCTACTCACGGGCTTACTTTGCCGTTGCCTTTCGACAAAGCTGATCTTTTTGCCAGGGCTATTGACACTGGACAGCCTCAGCTTATCTCTACTTCTCCTAACCCTTATGTGGTATCTCACGCATTTTTTCTGGCAGTTATTCCTGCTCCCGACTTCGTGCTGGTCCCTTTAAAAGCACGAGACCAAGTCCTGGGAGTGATCTTTGCCGATAAGAAATTCCTCAATGAGTCGATCTCTCACGAAGAAGTTGATCTCTTGATGAGCGTTGCCAATACGGCGGCTACTGCAATTGAGAATCTTCAACTCCTCAGAAAAACCGAGGAAGTAGGCAAAAGATTGCGATCTCTCTATGAAGCGAGTAGTGATCTAGTTTCTATTCACGCACCGCGCGAATTGTTGCGCGGCATAACCGAACGCCTCAAAGATGTGTCACATGCCGCTTGGGTCCGATGGACTCTGGTTGATGACACGAACCGAGTATATAATCATGACGTTGTTGGAATTGATCAAGAGTTCAGAATGGGCACTCTTCGTCCTGATGGTATCGCTACAGAGGTGATGCGCTCAGGGAAAGCAGTAGCTATTGAGAATACACAGCGGTTTCCTCAAAAAAATCGCCTCAATTCCTTAGTGTTCGAGAAAAAGATCGGTGCAGTGTTGTGTCTGCCGATTTCTTTGTTTGAGAAACGGATCGGCTTAATGTGGCTCAACTATCAAGAGCCGCGGTTGTTCTCACAAGCGGAGATCGAGTCCTTACAGTTTTACGTCAACCAGGCGGCGGTTGCATTGAGGCGCGCTTGGAGACATGACAACCTAGAGCGGATGAGGCATGCGATTGAGGCGTTGGCTGCCGTATCCGATTCTCAAAATGAGATACTGCAAAAGATAGTCGAAACGGCCAAACACACCTTTGACGCAGATTCAGCCATTATCTGGACGTATGACACCTATCGAAAAAAATTTAT carries:
- a CDS encoding GAF domain-containing protein, producing the protein MNQIVRLAPTLVHGVSAGLYINFRNAKEIRLCSSDGPFFENLGTERKYDESVAAQVARTKQRAIVQLTFPGGKEELAVGIPLKHLGEVEYVLIVVYAKGTPEFLDADLEALQFFADRASLILGTAESLKPERRRRAFAPLLYKLGDYIQSTRDLDKITHAVLTSITAGYGLGFNRAALFLFDADRRKLVGQMGIGHLDGKEARLDWEFQSIHRTDDFERYLQRLSRDGLPQITPVGQATHGLTLPLPFDKADLFARAIDTGQPQLISTSPNPYVVSHAFFLAVIPAPDFVLVPLKARDQVLGVIFADKKFLNESISHEEVDLLMSVANTAATAIENLQLLRKTEEVGKRLRSLYEASSDLVSIHAPRELLRGITERLKDVSHAAWVRWTLVDDTNRVYNHDVVGIDQEFRMGTLRPDGIATEVMRSGKAVAIENTQRFPQKNRLNSLVFEKKIGAVLCLPISLFEKRIGLMWLNYQEPRLFSQAEIESLQFYVNQAAVALRRAWRHDNLERMRHAIEALAAVSDSQNEILQKIVETAKHTFDADSAIIWTYDTYRKKFILPNPHAKEISDVSLVKIQELGPQWYQGASRILQLGWIGIEDVNAPEHREFWPEEVHQWIEQVGERSFQGIALAIREEKLGVLFLNYNQPRKFSKEDEEFARAFGNHAVLALKKVMLLEQVHDTNRMLEIIAGGMKYGKHDETLSAIAHGALRVTGSDLVTLYTYDEETDTVHYPPPPPPPLQP